Proteins from one Candidatus Zixiibacteriota bacterium genomic window:
- a CDS encoding GAK system ATP-grasp enzyme, giving the protein MDMKSEKKIGVIGIDKGWSTGKLLESIENRTGFRCLIEMQSIRFDVGRGRVYHDDIDLSDLDALVVKKIGSSYNPYNLDRLEILRYLSEQGVPIFSKPENIKKAIDRLSCTTTLRLGNIPLPPTVITEDDTEAIEAIKRFGVAVLKPLYTSKARGMMVVSADEAVEAVGKFHEAGNSLYYIQKKLNLPGRDLGLIFLGGKYLGTYARVANGDSWNTTIRAGGKYQPYDPDDDIIKLAQRAQALFDLDFTSVDVAETDDGPVVFEVSAFGGFRGLQESRQINAADLYVDYVLKEIAK; this is encoded by the coding sequence ATGGACATGAAATCAGAGAAAAAAATCGGAGTGATTGGAATCGATAAAGGCTGGTCGACCGGAAAGCTTCTGGAATCGATCGAAAACCGCACCGGTTTCAGGTGCCTGATAGAAATGCAATCAATCCGCTTCGATGTCGGCCGGGGCCGTGTTTATCACGATGATATCGACTTGTCAGATCTCGATGCCCTGGTAGTCAAAAAAATCGGCTCCAGTTACAATCCCTATAACCTTGACCGATTAGAGATTCTGCGCTATCTGAGCGAGCAGGGAGTGCCGATTTTCTCGAAACCGGAGAACATAAAAAAAGCAATCGACCGCTTAAGCTGCACAACCACCCTGCGTCTCGGAAATATTCCGCTTCCACCGACTGTAATTACCGAGGATGATACAGAAGCAATAGAGGCCATCAAGAGATTTGGTGTTGCTGTACTTAAACCTCTGTACACCTCCAAGGCGCGCGGGATGATGGTCGTTTCGGCCGATGAGGCTGTCGAGGCTGTCGGGAAATTCCACGAGGCCGGCAATTCGCTGTACTACATCCAGAAGAAACTCAATCTCCCGGGACGAGACCTGGGTCTTATTTTTCTGGGTGGCAAGTACCTTGGAACCTATGCCCGGGTGGCTAACGGCGACTCCTGGAATACAACTATCAGGGCCGGGGGCAAATATCAACCCTACGATCCCGACGATGACATAATCAAGCTGGCTCAGCGGGCACAGGCATTGTTCGATCTCGACTTCACCAGCGTCGATGTGGCTGAGACCGATGATGGTCCGGTGGTCTTTGAAGTCTCGGCATTCGGAGGTTTCCGAGGATTACAGGAATCCAGGCAGATCAATGCCGCGGACCTGTATGTCGATTACGTTCTCAAGGAGATCGCAAAATGA